TAAAAGGTTTTAACGCTTAGTATTTTTTATCTTCGTCTTCAGGAATCATACTCGCATAGTATTGGAGAAGCGCATCATTTTTTGAATGAATCATACGATTTGCTTCTTCAATCATTTTTCGTTTTTCTAAAATCCTTCTCCCTTTTTCCCAAATTTCTTCGGGGTCACGTGTGAGGTAATTTCCTTCATGACGAGAGATAAAATCTTCGACTAACATAGTGCTTTGTGAAACTTCGATCGAATAATCATTTTCTACTAAAATTTTTGCCACAATTTGGTTTGGCAAAATTTTATGGTATTGTTTCCAACCTTTGGTGATCCGATAACTGAGTTCAATGGTTGGGTCTTCCGTATGAGCATATTCAGAAATGGGGATTGGATCACAAAACTCAACGTATACATTGGAACGTTTTGCTAAAAAACCTGCCATACCCAATTCTTCCGGCATATTACAGAATTGGTTATCTTCTGGCACTGTTTCATACGAGACAGAGATGGGAACGATCACTATTTCTGTTCCAGAACTTCGGAATGCATTAACCGCCGTAGTTAGGAGTCCCGTTTTGACCGGAACAATTGCACCTGTTCGAGAACGAGTCCCTTCAGGGTATACTAACGATGGTATTCCTTGTTCGAGCATTACTTGTGAATATAAAGTCAAACATTCTAAATACAAACTATTCCTAGTTCGTTCGCGATCCACTGCATAAGCACCTAACGATTTTAACATCCACTCCCAAAATGGATTGGACATTAAATTAATACCTGCCGCATAACGAGGGACAGGTAAACCTAAATGGAAAAGAGAATAAGCTACTTCAACGGAATCTAAATGGGATCTGTGAGTAGGAGCATATAACAAATTATATTTGGAAGAGAGTGCCTTCACAACTTCTGTTTTTCCACCGATGTGAGGGATCATGGATCCTTTTAAAAATCCACCAGAAAACAAACGAATAGGAGCTACAAATCTTAAAACTGACTCACGTACTGTGGGGCTATAATTGTCTGCAATTTCGTTCACATAAAAACGAACTAATTCTTTGATGGAAGTAAGTTCTTCATCTTTTTGGCAACTTTGGAACCTTTGCCAAATTTCCATTTCCGACTCAAACTTAACTTCCTCTAGTTTTTGTTTTTTTCGTTTTGCTTTGGTAAGTCTCTTTTGAGTGGATTCAATCACTGCTGAGGATTGTTTTTTCACTCGGCTAATTGTACCAGGAACATTGCTGATTTGTTTGAGAATCCGATCTACGAGTAAATTTTGAAAATCAATACCTGAAGTAAGGTTGAGCCCAACTTTCTTTTGAACTACAAGTGGAATGTTTTTTGCTTCTGTTTTTTTACCACAGATTAAATCAATGAGTGAACCTGGTGGTTGTTTGCGTGTTAATACATCAAACAGAGTTCGATGTAAAGTAAAAGGAAGGCGAATTTCATTGGCAAGTTCGATGAGGATACTAAGTGCATAGGTTCCTTCCACATTATCATGCCACTTCGTTGATTCTCTTTCAATAAAAGAACGAGGAGCAAAAAAGATTTCGATTCTATCTTTGATGCTTAATTTTTCCCCACCTGACAATAGTTCACCGACAATTTTTTGTCCAAAACCTCGGTTTCGACTTTTGTTGCTGGTTGCAGTTGTGATAAAATCGGCGAGCCCAGACCTTCCCATCACAGTATCAGGCCTTGCACCATAACGCATGGCAAGGTCTCTCACTTCTTGGAATCCTACAGAAAGTATTTCACCAAGTAAGTTGGATCCATAACGAGGCAGTAAAGATACAATCCCGCTGGCAATTGCCATTGGATTTTTGGCAACACCTACAATTTCCATTCCAATCACATCATCAGTAACGGAAGTGTTGATGAAATGAGAAGTATAAACTTCACTCAAATATTCAGCGGTGTATTTATCAGATGAACCAATATTAAAAAAACTGAATTTTTCTTCTAAGATTTCACCTAAAAGAGAGGGGCCATTCACAACAGCCACAGATGCATTGCTAAAATTTTTTTCACTCAGGTAGTTTTGTAAATATTGAGAGTAGGTAATGAATCCCGTTTTTTTACGATTTTTAGAATCCAAAATTCCTTTTGTCAAAAAGGAAAATACATAAGTATTAAATGGTTCCAATACTTCAATGAGACTATGGACACTATCCAAAAAGGATCGGGAAGGAACAGCTATGTGGAAGGCCCAATCGTCTCTGCCAAAAGCATCCAAACTTGACACGATGTCAATGTGATCGGGAAGTTCGATTGTTTTTCCCATAATTTCTGTTTGGCGGCGTTTCTTTAGAACTTCGACAAATTCTTTGTCAGGAATCCATAAAGTGATAGAATCATACTTTTCTGCCAGTATGGAAGCGATAATGATACCCATTGGGCCACTACCCAAAACTGCTTGTTTTAAGTCGTTATAGGTTATTTGCATAAAAAATTAACATTTAGAAATTTCGGGAAAGTCTCATTGTATTTGTTTGCTTGAAACGAATTGAGTCTATCGAAAAAGTATCAGGTGAGTGTAAATCGTCAAGTCACAATGATTCGAGCAGGCCTTCTATTTTCGACTCTTGCCATTTTTCCTGCCATCTTCGGATGGTACCAAGTATGGCTTGGAATCACCCCCGCCCAAGAGATCAATTTAGCAATTGCGCTAGTAGTATCCTTCCTTTGGGTCACAGAACTTATACCCTTGTACGTGACTGGATTTTTGGTTCTCTTTTTAGAATTGGTATGGCTGATTCCAGGATGGGGACCAGGTGCCCCAAAAACGATTACTTTTTTATCCTGTTATTTTTCGGAGACCATCTTACTTTTCTTAGGTGGATTTGTGATCTCTAGCGCGATCAGTTTTTATGGACTTGATGTGTCAATTGCTAGATTTGTGATCAAAAACACGAAAGGTTCAGCATTTTTATTAGTTTTATCGTTAGGATTTGCGACTGCTTTTTTATCCTGCTTCATGAATAACACGGCCACTGCTGCTATGATGTTAGGACTTGTTTCTTCCATGATGAAGTCGTTGGATGATAAAAGTCCTTTGCGAAAATCAATTTTGTTTATGGTTCCTTTTTCAGCAAATTTAGGTGGAATTGGAACACCAGTTGGAACCCTTCCGAATGTGATTGGCATTGCGTATTTGCAAGAAAAAGGTTTTCAAATTGGATTTTTGGATTGGATGGCATTTGCGTTTCCTGTCTTCATACTTTCTGTTTTGGCCCTTGCTGGAATTTTGTACATTGTGTACTTAAAAAAAGAAAAATCCATCCAATCAATCCGTTTGCTCCAAGTGAGGGAAGAAAACACATCTATCTCTTCAGAAAAAAAATGGATCGCAATCGGAATTATTCTCATCACAATACTTGGATGGATTACTTCAGATTGGCATGGAATTTCCAATGGAACTGTCGCTTTATTTCCTGTGATTGTTTTTTTTGGATTTTCCCTTTTAGATTTAAAGGAGTTTCGAAATTTATCTTGGGATGTTTTAATTCTTATGGGTGGTGGAATTGCTCTTGGGAAAGCATTCGAAGAAACGGGTCTTGCCAAAAATTTCGTCACTACGTTTTTGTTAGGTGAATCAAGCCAGCTGGGTTTATTTTTGTTTTTTTCAATTTTGTCTTTATCGCTGTCTTGTTTTTTAAGTAACACTAGTGTAGCCAATTTAATTCTACCAATTACCATGGGACTTCCAAATGAACTCATTGTTCCAGCTGCCATAGGTGCGACAGTCGGTGCATCCCTTGCCATGCCTCTCCCAGTTTCCACACCACCCAATGCATTGGCATTTAGTTATGGTGGCATTCGTAGTTGGGAGATGGTAAAAATTGGAGGTTTCATTTCAATCGTCGCTTGGGTCTTTTTTACATTGGTGGGAGGATTCCTAATGCACCATTTACAGATCGTGGATTTTTCTAACTTTTAAAAAAAAGACTTTTCCTTGTTTTCTCATCGGTTAGCCTTCTCACGGATTATGATTCGATTTCGAAAACTTGCCGTTTTGGTCTTATGTTCCTTTTTTTTCCTTACCTCTTGTTATAATTATATGAGTGAAGATGTTCCCATCGTCACAAGACCTGATTTTAAACAACAAATCCCGCTCCTTTCCATCAAAGTTTCCTCTCCGGAAAACAATAAAAACAAGAGAGAAATCACTGCATTGTATACAAAATACCTCTCTGAGACAGGTTATTTTGGAAGGGTTTTGTCTGACGGGGTCAGAGCAAACCACCATATCGATATTTATACGAGTGAAGTAAATGAATACGAACATTTCTGGGTATCTTCCATCTCCACAATTTTTATGATTGGAACGGCAGGTTTGTTGCCTTCCATTTACTCAAAAGAACGTGTGTTACATGCTGATTTTTATTTAAATGAAAAACTCATTGGCCGAGAAAAATATAGGCAAAAACATTCTACATTGTTTGGAATTCCGTTTATGTTTATTTGGGAATCAGGAATCAAAGAAGCAAAAACCATCCAATACAATAAAGAAAAAAATCTCATCCATAATGTCGTACAGGATTATAACCGTTACTTATAGGAGTTGTTATGAAGTTACACAAAAACCCAATCCAATTACCAAAATCGAAAGTTGAAAACCGGTCCCTTTTGGGAATTTGTTTTATCGTGCTAATGGTTTTCACTTTGTGCAAAACTCCCGAAGTAAAAAAAGCTCCTGTTGTTGTTGTAGAAGAACCTAAGAAAGTAGAACAAGTTGTTGAAAAACAAGATCCTAATCTAGCATTTTTAGAAAGTATCGAAGATGGAAGGGAACTTCCCGATTCCGACAAATGGAAAGTGGAACAATATGAATCCTTTACCGAGGATACGTTTCCATCTTATAGTCCTGCAAATGCCACTATTGATTTTGCAAAAGTAGACTATCCTTTGTTAAATGCTGCTATTTTTTATGTGACTTCAAAAGAAAGAAAACAATTAGGCCTTAGACCATTTAAGTATTCTGAACGATGTGAACAAGCTGCCTTCGGACATGCACAGGACATGGTGACTTATGATTTTTATTCACACACAAGTACGGTGAATGGTAAAGAAACTCTCAAAGACCGATTGGATCTTGTTGGAATCTCTGAAACCTATTCTGCTGAAAATATCATCAATGCTTTTGGAATCCAATACCAAAGTGGAAGACCCGTTTTCACACCGGTTCAAAATGGTGGTCCATTTTTTAGTTATACAAAAGCAGGATCACCAATTCCAAACCACACCTATTTAAGTTTAGCAAAAGCAGTCGTAGAAATTTGGTTCAATTCACCGGGGCATCGTAAAAACATTCTTAACCCTGAGTTTAATTATATGGGAGCAGGGGCATACTTTTATAAGGATAAAAAATTCTTTGATGTAGACAAAGTCAAAGCGGTGCAGGTTTTCACAGGGAAACCTTAGTTTGTTACTTTGCGGTAACGCCCGCTAATTTCGTAACAATCTCAAATTCTTTTTTTGTGACAGGTTGGATCGATAACCTCGATCCTTTTTGTGTCACTACCATCTTCTCTAATCCTTTTGTTTTTTTCAAAATGTCGAGAGAAATCAGTTCATCAAATTTTGTGTGGGGTTTTAAATGTACTCCAAACCATCGAGGTTCTGTTCCTTTTAGTTTTGGATCAAAGTATTTGTGATTGGGGTCAAATTGGTAAGGGTCGGGACTTGCTTCTTTTGCAACTTCAGCGATGCCCACAACACCTGGGGGTTCTAACCTGCTATGATAAAACAAAACCAAGTCACCTAACTTCACTTCATCACGAAGGTAATTACGTGCTTGGTAATTTCTGACACCCTCCCAATACGAGAGTTTTTCTCGTATTAGGTCGTCGATCGAAAAGACATCAGGTTCTGTTTTAAAGAGCCAATACTTCATTAAGCCGAATAAGCTGGTTTTGTTGCAGAAGTTCCTTTTCCTTTTTTGGATCCAATCCCTGGTTTTGTATCAGAGTATTTATCAAAAGAAGGTTGTACGATGTCTGTTAATTCCTGTGCATCAATGGTTTCTTTTGCAAGAAGTGCTTTTGCAATTGCATCCAATTTTTTTTGGTTTTTCTTCACCAAATCACGTCCTTTGTCGAGACAAGTTTGGATGATTCGTTTCACTTCTTGGTCAATCATGGCGGCAAATTCTTCTGAGTAAGGTTTGCTAGTATGACCATAATCTCTTCCCATAAATGGTGAAGTTTCACCGGAACCATAGTGGATGGTTCCGAGTTTTTCAGACATACCCCATTCACATACCATACGACGAGCAATGTTCGTTGCTTGTTGGATGTCATTGGATGAACCGTTGGATGGGTCACCAAAAATGAGTTCTTCGGCAATGTATCCACCCATAGACATCACGATACGATCCAAACAATAGTTTTTACGATACGAATGTCTGTCTTCCACAGGGAGAGATTGGGTGAGACCAAGGGCACGTCCACGTGGGATGATGGTTACTTTATGAACTGGTTCGGTGTACGGCAGTAAGGTGCCAAGAAGGGCGTGGCCTGCTTCATGGTAAGCTGTCATTTCTTTCTCTTTGTCAGAGATGAACATCGACTTACGTTCAGGTCCCATCATCACCTTATCACGAGCTTCTTCGAGTTCTTCTTGGGTCACACGTTTTTTATTACGACGCGCAGCAAGAAGAGCAGCTTCGTTGATGAGGTTTGCAAGATCTGCTCCTGTAAATCCAGGAGTTCCGCGAGCAATGGAGTTTAAAGAAATATCAGAAACTAAAGGAACCTTTTTCGCGTGGACTGCCAAAATTTCTTCACGGCCTTTTAGGTCAGGAAGGTCAACAATCACTTGTCTATCAAAACGACCTGGTCGGAGGAGGGCTGGGTCAAGGACATCAGCACGGTTTGTAGCCGCCATGACGATGACACCTTCATTCATTTCAAATCCATCCATCTCAACTAACATCTGATTGAGGGTCTGTTCCCTTTCGTCGTGTCCACCACCGAGGCCTGCACCACGAAGGCGACCAACAGCATCAATCTCATCGATAAAGATGATACAAGGTGCATTCTTTTTCCCTTGGTCAAAAAGATCACGAACACGTGATGCACCCACACCCACAAACATCTCCACAAAGTCAGAACCGGAGATAGAGAAAAAAGGAACACCAGCTTCTCCAGCGACTGCTTTTGCAAGTAAGGTTTTACCAGTACCTGGAGGACCAACAAGGAGAACTCCTTTTGGAATCCTTGCACCGATGGCCTGGAATTTTTTTGGATCTTTTAAAAATTCAATGATTTCGAGAAGTTCAACTTTTGCTTCTTCACAACCAGCAACATCATTAAAAGTTACTTTTACTTTTGGATCCACATTCATCTTGGCACGAGACTTACCAAAGGTAAATGCTTTGTTACCAGAAGCTTGGAGTTGGCGCATCATGATAAACCAAATGATACCAAGAGCAAATAACCAAGGGATGATGCCCGAGACAACACTCCAAAGTTTATTTTCTTCAGTGGATTTTGCAGTAAAACTCAGGCGTGACTTACGAAGTTTTGTCACCAAATCATCGTTAACTTGTGCTACATTGGTTTTGAATGGTTTTGGTTTGTTGTCCTTACTATTTTCAGGAATGTACCAACCTTCAATGAGTTCTTTATCAATGATGATTTGTTGTTTGGAAGAAATATCTTTCCCATCTTTGGAAGTGATTTTCCCAATGGGTTTTTTCCCTTCAATTGGTTCTACCATATTCAAAAAATCGGAATAACTGATTTCGTCGGGTTTACCGGCAAAGTCTTGGCCCTTGTAAACCGTTGCCAAAATGACAAGGAATACGAGTAAAAATAGGAATACGGTTTTGATGTTTTTATTCATGTAAGACTTCCGATGATTAGACTAAAATCAAAGGTGATATTTCTGAATCACTTCGTCGATATCCCCCATGGAAATCGAACGAATCGCCGCTTCGGCGTCATTGATGATCTGTATCAAACTCAGGTTCTCTAATGGCTCAAAATCTTCACGTAAAAAATCTTCTCTTTTTTTCGGATTGTAGCTGGAATTAAGAACGCCGATCCGAATGCGAATGAAGTTAGGAGAGCGTAATGAGACAGAAATCGAGTTTACCCCGGGATTTGTGTCATTTTCGCCACCTTTTGTGACTACGATTTGGCCCAGTTCCAGTCCCACATCTTCGTGGATCACGACGATGTCTTTGACTTGGATTTTGAGAAAGGAGGCAATGTAGAGGACAGACTCACCAGACAGTTCACTGAAGGTTTGTGGTTTGAGTAAAACCACTTCGTCCCCTTCAAAGTCACCACGTCCGATGAGTGATTTTTTCTTTTTAGTTTTGATTTCGAGGCCAATGTTATTCGCAATGACATCAAGAATCTTAAAACCAATGTTAGATCGATTGTTGTTATACTTATCGCCAGGATTTCCTAGCCCTACAATTAACTTCATTGGTTTTTAAAAGTAAATCTTACTTCTTACCAGCTTTTTTAGCTGCAGGTTTCCCTTTGGCATCCGCTTCTGCTTTTTCAGCGCGTTCTGCTGCTAGGATCGCTTTCGTTTTGTTACATGAAGCAACAATCGGATCACCATTCACTAAAATTTCCCATGATGCTGGATGAGGGAGTTCAGAAACTTTAATCATCATTCCAATATCAAGACCACTTACATCAATAGTGATCACGTCAGTAAGATCTTCTGGTGTAGATTTCACTTTGATTTCGTGAACTAAATGTTCGAATTGACCACCAGCTTTGGATCCTTTTGCAACACCTGTTGTTTTGATCGCTACAGTTGTTTGGATTTTTCTGCCTGGAGTCACTTTGTAAAAGTCAATATGACGAATTTGTCCTGTGTGAGGAAATCTTTGGATTTCTTTTACGAATACTCTTTCCGATTTTCCGTCGAGTTCAAGGTCAATGAGAGTTGCCTTACGAATGCCTGAGTCGATGAGTCTTTGGATTTCTTTTTCGACAACACTTGCCGATTTTGCCTCACCGTTTCCGATGATGTTAGCCGGTACTAAACCTTCCACACGCATCCTTCTAGCAGGACCTTTTCCTGTTGAAGTTCTTGGTTGTGCTTTGATAGTGATTTTTTCCATGATTATGTTCCTTAAAGTTATGAAAACAGACTAGAGATTGATTCTTCGTTATGAATCCGCTCGATGGCTTTTGCAAAGAGTGGGGCGATAGAGAGCGTTTTCAAGTGATTTATTTTTTTGCTCT
The sequence above is a segment of the Leptospira sp. WS39.C2 genome. Coding sequences within it:
- a CDS encoding 1-acyl-sn-glycerol-3-phosphate acyltransferase — its product is MQITYNDLKQAVLGSGPMGIIIASILAEKYDSITLWIPDKEFVEVLKKRRQTEIMGKTIELPDHIDIVSSLDAFGRDDWAFHIAVPSRSFLDSVHSLIEVLEPFNTYVFSFLTKGILDSKNRKKTGFITYSQYLQNYLSEKNFSNASVAVVNGPSLLGEILEEKFSFFNIGSSDKYTAEYLSEVYTSHFINTSVTDDVIGMEIVGVAKNPMAIASGIVSLLPRYGSNLLGEILSVGFQEVRDLAMRYGARPDTVMGRSGLADFITTATSNKSRNRGFGQKIVGELLSGGEKLSIKDRIEIFFAPRSFIERESTKWHDNVEGTYALSILIELANEIRLPFTLHRTLFDVLTRKQPPGSLIDLICGKKTEAKNIPLVVQKKVGLNLTSGIDFQNLLVDRILKQISNVPGTISRVKKQSSAVIESTQKRLTKAKRKKQKLEEVKFESEMEIWQRFQSCQKDEELTSIKELVRFYVNEIADNYSPTVRESVLRFVAPIRLFSGGFLKGSMIPHIGGKTEVVKALSSKYNLLYAPTHRSHLDSVEVAYSLFHLGLPVPRYAAGINLMSNPFWEWMLKSLGAYAVDRERTRNSLYLECLTLYSQVMLEQGIPSLVYPEGTRSRTGAIVPVKTGLLTTAVNAFRSSGTEIVIVPISVSYETVPEDNQFCNMPEELGMAGFLAKRSNVYVEFCDPIPISEYAHTEDPTIELSYRITKGWKQYHKILPNQIVAKILVENDYSIEVSQSTMLVEDFISRHEGNYLTRDPEEIWEKGRRILEKRKMIEEANRMIHSKNDALLQYYASMIPEDEDKKY
- a CDS encoding DASS family sodium-coupled anion symporter, translated to MIRAGLLFSTLAIFPAIFGWYQVWLGITPAQEINLAIALVVSFLWVTELIPLYVTGFLVLFLELVWLIPGWGPGAPKTITFLSCYFSETILLFLGGFVISSAISFYGLDVSIARFVIKNTKGSAFLLVLSLGFATAFLSCFMNNTATAAMMLGLVSSMMKSLDDKSPLRKSILFMVPFSANLGGIGTPVGTLPNVIGIAYLQEKGFQIGFLDWMAFAFPVFILSVLALAGILYIVYLKKEKSIQSIRLLQVREENTSISSEKKWIAIGIILITILGWITSDWHGISNGTVALFPVIVFFGFSLLDLKEFRNLSWDVLILMGGGIALGKAFEETGLAKNFVTTFLLGESSQLGLFLFFSILSLSLSCFLSNTSVANLILPITMGLPNELIVPAAIGATVGASLAMPLPVSTPPNALAFSYGGIRSWEMVKIGGFISIVAWVFFTLVGGFLMHHLQIVDFSNF
- a CDS encoding CAP domain-containing protein, whose amino-acid sequence is MKLHKNPIQLPKSKVENRSLLGICFIVLMVFTLCKTPEVKKAPVVVVEEPKKVEQVVEKQDPNLAFLESIEDGRELPDSDKWKVEQYESFTEDTFPSYSPANATIDFAKVDYPLLNAAIFYVTSKERKQLGLRPFKYSERCEQAAFGHAQDMVTYDFYSHTSTVNGKETLKDRLDLVGISETYSAENIINAFGIQYQSGRPVFTPVQNGGPFFSYTKAGSPIPNHTYLSLAKAVVEIWFNSPGHRKNILNPEFNYMGAGAYFYKDKKFFDVDKVKAVQVFTGKP
- a CDS encoding EVE domain-containing protein, which translates into the protein MKYWLFKTEPDVFSIDDLIREKLSYWEGVRNYQARNYLRDEVKLGDLVLFYHSRLEPPGVVGIAEVAKEASPDPYQFDPNHKYFDPKLKGTEPRWFGVHLKPHTKFDELISLDILKKTKGLEKMVVTQKGSRLSIQPVTKKEFEIVTKLAGVTAK
- the ftsH gene encoding ATP-dependent zinc metalloprotease FtsH — translated: MNKNIKTVFLFLLVFLVILATVYKGQDFAGKPDEISYSDFLNMVEPIEGKKPIGKITSKDGKDISSKQQIIIDKELIEGWYIPENSKDNKPKPFKTNVAQVNDDLVTKLRKSRLSFTAKSTEENKLWSVVSGIIPWLFALGIIWFIMMRQLQASGNKAFTFGKSRAKMNVDPKVKVTFNDVAGCEEAKVELLEIIEFLKDPKKFQAIGARIPKGVLLVGPPGTGKTLLAKAVAGEAGVPFFSISGSDFVEMFVGVGASRVRDLFDQGKKNAPCIIFIDEIDAVGRLRGAGLGGGHDEREQTLNQMLVEMDGFEMNEGVIVMAATNRADVLDPALLRPGRFDRQVIVDLPDLKGREEILAVHAKKVPLVSDISLNSIARGTPGFTGADLANLINEAALLAARRNKKRVTQEELEEARDKVMMGPERKSMFISDKEKEMTAYHEAGHALLGTLLPYTEPVHKVTIIPRGRALGLTQSLPVEDRHSYRKNYCLDRIVMSMGGYIAEELIFGDPSNGSSNDIQQATNIARRMVCEWGMSEKLGTIHYGSGETSPFMGRDYGHTSKPYSEEFAAMIDQEVKRIIQTCLDKGRDLVKKNQKKLDAIAKALLAKETIDAQELTDIVQPSFDKYSDTKPGIGSKKGKGTSATKPAYSA
- the pth gene encoding aminoacyl-tRNA hydrolase, whose protein sequence is MKLIVGLGNPGDKYNNNRSNIGFKILDVIANNIGLEIKTKKKKSLIGRGDFEGDEVVLLKPQTFSELSGESVLYIASFLKIQVKDIVVIHEDVGLELGQIVVTKGGENDTNPGVNSISVSLRSPNFIRIRIGVLNSSYNPKKREDFLREDFEPLENLSLIQIINDAEAAIRSISMGDIDEVIQKYHL
- a CDS encoding 50S ribosomal protein L25/general stress protein Ctc gives rise to the protein MEKITIKAQPRTSTGKGPARRMRVEGLVPANIIGNGEAKSASVVEKEIQRLIDSGIRKATLIDLELDGKSERVFVKEIQRFPHTGQIRHIDFYKVTPGRKIQTTVAIKTTGVAKGSKAGGQFEHLVHEIKVKSTPEDLTDVITIDVSGLDIGMMIKVSELPHPASWEILVNGDPIVASCNKTKAILAAERAEKAEADAKGKPAAKKAGKK